One segment of Erigeron canadensis isolate Cc75 chromosome 2, C_canadensis_v1, whole genome shotgun sequence DNA contains the following:
- the LOC122589734 gene encoding UDP-glycosyltransferase 85C2-like: MDTLATTEKKPHVIFIPLPAQSHIKAMLKLAELLHHLGLQITFVNTEYIHKRLIRSSGSQSLDGSFGFQFETIPDSIPRSSEDDDGGELLLHYVETTFLAPFLDLATNLPTPSTCIISDGFMSAFTIEAAQKLGIPIMLYWTFSACGFMGIYQVQSLIDKGLTPLKDETYLTNGYLETIVDWIPGMEGIRLKDMNSIIRTTDPDDKILTFCIEATQKSNDVIHHIFHTFDSLESSIIDALSSVFPKVYTVGPVQLLLYQKPNKEPQPEMSKSIGYSLWKEEPECFEWLESKEPNSVIYVSFGSSTVMSLQDLLEFGWGLADSNHYFIWVIRSDLLNSESKVLPPEFEECIKKRGFITSWCSQEKVLNHPSVGGFLTHCGWGSTIESLSAGVPMICWPFMWDQYTNCRYICKEWGVGLEMGKDVKREEVSKLVKELMGEGGHKMRNKAIEWQGHAQNATSPNGSSSLNVNKLIEEILMLSRN, translated from the exons ATGGACACACTGGCCACAACTGAGAAGAAGCCTCATGTAATTTTTATCCCACTACCAGCCCAAAGCCACATAAAGGCCATGCTCAAACTTGCAGAGCTTCTCCACCACCTTGGACTCCAAATTACCTTTGTTAACACGGAGTATATCCACAAGCGTCTGATTCGTTCCAGTGGTTCTCAAAGCCTTGATGGGTCATTTGGTTTTCAATTTGAAACCATCCCTGACAGCATTCCTCGTAGTTCTGAAGATGACGACGGTGGAGAACTACTATTGCATTACGTTGAAACCACTTTCTTGGCTCCTTTTCTTGATCTTGCAACCAATCTTCCAACTCCTTCTACTTGTATCATATCCGATGGATTCATGTCGGCTTTCACTATTGAGGCTGCACAAAAGCTAGGAATCCCCATCATGCTCTACTGGACTTTTTCAGCTTGCGGCTTCATGGGTATTTACCAAGTCCAATCTCTCATCGACAAAGGACTTACACCACTAAAAG ATGAAACTTACCTGACAAATGGGTATTTAGAAACCATTGTTGATTGGATTCCCGGGATGGAAGGAATTCGGCTGAAGGATATGAACAGCATCATTCGGACTACAGACCCTGACGATAAAATCTTGACATTTTGTATCGAGGCTACACAAAAGTCCAACGATGTCATACACCATATATTCCACACTTTTGATTCTTTGGAGTCTAGTATCATCGATGCTCTCTCATCTGTGTTTCCTAAAGTCTACACGGTTGGTCCAGTGCAGTTACTTCTTTATCAGAAGCCAAACAAAGAACCACAGCCTGAAATGTCGAAATCCATTGGATACAGCTTGTGGAAAGAAGAACCAGAGTGTTTCGAATGGCTCGAATCCAAGGAACCAAACTCTGTCATTTATGTGAGTTTTGGGAGTAGTACAGTAATGTCTTTACAAGATCTTTTAGAATTTGGTTGGGGACTTGCTGATAGCAACCACTATTTTATTTGGGTAATCCGATCTGATCTGCTTAACAGTGAATCGAAAGTTTTGCCTCCTGAATTTGAAGAATGTATAAAAAAGAGAGGTTTCATAACAAGCTGGTGCTCACAGGAAAAGGTCCTGAACCACCCTTCTGTTGGAGGGTTCTTGACTCATTGTGGTTGGGGTTCGACCATTGAGAGCTTGTCCGCTGGTGTGCCAATGATATGCTGGCCTTTTATGTGGGACCAGTATACAAATTGCAGGTATATATGCAAGGAATGGGGGGTTGGGCTGGAGATGGGGAAGGACGTAAAAAGGGAGGAAGTCAGTAAGCTTGTAAAAGAGTTGATGGGAGAAGGAGGTCACAAAATGAGGAACAAAGCCATTGAGTGGCAGGGACATGCGCAAAACGCAACAAGTCCCAACGGATCATCTTCTCTGAATGTAAACAAGCTTATTGAAGAAATCCTTATGCTGTCAAGGAACTAA
- the LOC122588610 gene encoding DNA mismatch repair protein MLH1 isoform X2, with product MESEATEQLPHPMETDPPPPQEPPRIHRLDESVVNRIAAGEVIQRPVSAVKELVENSLDAGSTSITISVKDGGLKFIQVSDDGHGIRYEDLAILCERHTTSKLSAFEDLQSIKSMGFRGEALASMTYVAHVTVTTITSGQLHGYKVTYKDGVMEHEPKACAAVKGTQIVIENLFYNMIARQKTLKNSADDYPKIVDLLSRFAIHHKNVSFSCRKHGSTTADVHTVAMSSRLDSIRSVYGVSVARNLIQIAASDANPSSSVFEMDGFISDSNYSAKKTTMVLFINERLVECTALKRAIEIVYAATLPKASKPFIYMSITLPPEHVDVNVHPTKREVSLLNQEVIIEKIQSTIELKLRSFNESGTYQEQQAVDSSPVSTGAANKVSPINASTSGSQKVYAHKMVRTDFQDPSGRLHAYMQVKSSRHLESKCDLNSLRSSIRQRRNPKETSDLTSVQELVNEFERGCHSGLLDIVRNCTYVGMADDVFALLQYNTHLYLANVVNLSKELMYQLVLQRFGYFNGIQLSDPVPLQELITMALREEDLDSEENENDDLKRKIAEMNAKLLTQKSEMLHEYFGIYVDPQGNLSRLPVILDQHTPDMDRLPEFVLCLGNDVLWDDEKICFQTIAAALGNFYAMHPPFLPNPSGDNTEIYKRGSCSSAEGKEGMLLGRKELMMSYF from the exons ATGGAATCCGAAGCCACCGAACAACTACCACATCCTATGGAAACAGATCCACCTCCACCACAAGAACCACCGCGAATTCACCGCCTAGACGAGTCCGTCGTCAACCGAATCGCCGCCGGTGAAGTCATCCAACGCCCTGTCTCCGCCGTCAAAGAGCTCGTCGAAAACAGCCTCGATGCCGGTTCAACTTCCATAACTATTTCCGTTAAAGACGGAGGCCTTAAATTCATCCAAGTCTCCGATGACGGCCACGGCATTCGC TATGAGGATTTGGCGATATTATGCGAGAGGCATACGACGTCGAAGCTATCGGCATTTGAAGATCTGCAGTCGATAAAATCGATGGGATTTAGAGGAGAAGCGTTAGCAAGCATGACTTATGTGGCTCATGTTACTGTTACTACTATTACTAGTGGTCAATTACATGGTTATAA GGTAACGTACAAAGACGGTGTGATGGAACATGAACCTAAGGCTTGTGCTGCTGTGAAAGGCACTCAAATTGTG ATTGAGAATTTGTTCTATAACATGATTGCACGacaaaaaactcttaaaaactCTGCTGATGATTATCCAAAGATTGTTGACCTGCTAAGTCGGTTTGCTATTCATCACAAAAATGTGAGCTTTTCCTGCAGAAAG CATGGCTCAACTACGGCTGATGTTCATACAGTTGCTATGTCTTCAAGGCTTGACTCAATCAGATCTGTTTATGGGGTCTCAGTTGCTCGCAATCTTATACAAATAGCGGCTTCAGATGCTAATCCATCTAGTTCGGTTTTTGAAATGGATGGGTTTATTTCTGACTCTAATTACTCTGCAAAGAAGACTACAATGGTTCTTTTTATCAATG AACGATTAGTTGAATGTACTGCCCTGAAAAGGGCAATTGAGATCGTCTATGCTGCAACTTTGCCCAAAGCATCAAAGCCTTTTATATACATGTCGATTACCTTGCCTCCTGAGCATGTTGATGTTAATGTGCATCCTACAAAGAGAGAG GTGAGCCTTTTGAACCAGGAGGTTATAATTGAGAAGATACAATCAACGATAGAATTGAAGCTAAGAAGCTTCAATGAGTCTGGCACTTATCAAGAACAG CAAGCTGTGGATAGCTCTCCAGTCAGTACAGGAGCTGCAAACAAAGTTTCTCCTATAAATGCATCAACCTCTG GGTCTCAAAAGGTATATGCACATAAGATGGTGCGGACCGACTTTCAGGACCCTTCTGGGAGGTTGCATGCCTACATGCAAGTAAAGTCTTCCAGGCACCTCGAAAGCAAATGTGACCTGAATTCTTTGAG ATCTTCCATCAGACAGAGGAGGAACCCAAAGGAGACTTCTGATCTTACGAGCGTGCAGGAGCTTGTTAATGAGTTTGAACGTGGTTGTCATTCTG gtCTTTTGGACATTGTAAGGAATTGCACGTATGTTGGAATGGCTGATGATGTTTTTGCTCTTCTTCAGTATAATACCCATCTATATCTTGCAAATGTTGTAAATTTGAG CAAAGAGCTCATGTATCAACTAGTTCTGCAACGATTTGGTTACTTCAATGGAATACAATTAAGTGATCCCGTTCCATTGCAAGAACTGATTACTATGGCATTGAGGGAAGAAGATCTCGATtcagaagaaaatgaaaatgatgatttaaaaagaaagattgCTGAA ATGAATGCGAAGCTACTCACCCAGAAGTCTGAAATGCTTCATGAATATTTTGGCATTTATGTGGATCCACAGGGCAATTTGTCAAGGCTTCCCGTCATACTTGACCAGCACACACCTGACATGGACCGTCTTCCAGAATTTGTTCTGTGTCTGGGAAATGAT GTCCTTTGGGATGATGAGAAAATTTGCTTCCAAACGATAGCTGCTGCTCTTGGTAACTTTTATGCTATGCATCCGCCCTTCCTACCAAATCCATCAGGTGATAATACAGAAATTTATAAGAGAGGCTCTTGCTCTAGTGCTGAAGGTAAGGAG GGGATGCTATTGGGGAGGAAGGAGTTGATGATGAGCTACTTTTAG
- the LOC122588610 gene encoding DNA mismatch repair protein MLH1 isoform X1 — MESEATEQLPHPMETDPPPPQEPPRIHRLDESVVNRIAAGEVIQRPVSAVKELVENSLDAGSTSITISVKDGGLKFIQVSDDGHGIRYEDLAILCERHTTSKLSAFEDLQSIKSMGFRGEALASMTYVAHVTVTTITSGQLHGYKVTYKDGVMEHEPKACAAVKGTQIVIENLFYNMIARQKTLKNSADDYPKIVDLLSRFAIHHKNVSFSCRKHGSTTADVHTVAMSSRLDSIRSVYGVSVARNLIQIAASDANPSSSVFEMDGFISDSNYSAKKTTMVLFINERLVECTALKRAIEIVYAATLPKASKPFIYMSITLPPEHVDVNVHPTKREVSLLNQEVIIEKIQSTIELKLRSFNESGTYQEQQAVDSSPVSTGAANKVSPINASTSGSQKVYAHKMVRTDFQDPSGRLHAYMQVKSSRHLESKCDLNSLRSSIRQRRNPKETSDLTSVQELVNEFERGCHSGLLDIVRNCTYVGMADDVFALLQYNTHLYLANVVNLSKELMYQLVLQRFGYFNGIQLSDPVPLQELITMALREEDLDSEENENDDLKRKIAEMNAKLLTQKSEMLHEYFGIYVDPQGNLSRLPVILDQHTPDMDRLPEFVLCLGNDVLWDDEKICFQTIAAALGNFYAMHPPFLPNPSGDNTEIYKRGSCSSAEGDAIGEEGVDDELLLEAQNAWAQREWSIQHVLFPSMRLFFKPPTSMATNGTFVQVASLEKLYKVFERC, encoded by the exons ATGGAATCCGAAGCCACCGAACAACTACCACATCCTATGGAAACAGATCCACCTCCACCACAAGAACCACCGCGAATTCACCGCCTAGACGAGTCCGTCGTCAACCGAATCGCCGCCGGTGAAGTCATCCAACGCCCTGTCTCCGCCGTCAAAGAGCTCGTCGAAAACAGCCTCGATGCCGGTTCAACTTCCATAACTATTTCCGTTAAAGACGGAGGCCTTAAATTCATCCAAGTCTCCGATGACGGCCACGGCATTCGC TATGAGGATTTGGCGATATTATGCGAGAGGCATACGACGTCGAAGCTATCGGCATTTGAAGATCTGCAGTCGATAAAATCGATGGGATTTAGAGGAGAAGCGTTAGCAAGCATGACTTATGTGGCTCATGTTACTGTTACTACTATTACTAGTGGTCAATTACATGGTTATAA GGTAACGTACAAAGACGGTGTGATGGAACATGAACCTAAGGCTTGTGCTGCTGTGAAAGGCACTCAAATTGTG ATTGAGAATTTGTTCTATAACATGATTGCACGacaaaaaactcttaaaaactCTGCTGATGATTATCCAAAGATTGTTGACCTGCTAAGTCGGTTTGCTATTCATCACAAAAATGTGAGCTTTTCCTGCAGAAAG CATGGCTCAACTACGGCTGATGTTCATACAGTTGCTATGTCTTCAAGGCTTGACTCAATCAGATCTGTTTATGGGGTCTCAGTTGCTCGCAATCTTATACAAATAGCGGCTTCAGATGCTAATCCATCTAGTTCGGTTTTTGAAATGGATGGGTTTATTTCTGACTCTAATTACTCTGCAAAGAAGACTACAATGGTTCTTTTTATCAATG AACGATTAGTTGAATGTACTGCCCTGAAAAGGGCAATTGAGATCGTCTATGCTGCAACTTTGCCCAAAGCATCAAAGCCTTTTATATACATGTCGATTACCTTGCCTCCTGAGCATGTTGATGTTAATGTGCATCCTACAAAGAGAGAG GTGAGCCTTTTGAACCAGGAGGTTATAATTGAGAAGATACAATCAACGATAGAATTGAAGCTAAGAAGCTTCAATGAGTCTGGCACTTATCAAGAACAG CAAGCTGTGGATAGCTCTCCAGTCAGTACAGGAGCTGCAAACAAAGTTTCTCCTATAAATGCATCAACCTCTG GGTCTCAAAAGGTATATGCACATAAGATGGTGCGGACCGACTTTCAGGACCCTTCTGGGAGGTTGCATGCCTACATGCAAGTAAAGTCTTCCAGGCACCTCGAAAGCAAATGTGACCTGAATTCTTTGAG ATCTTCCATCAGACAGAGGAGGAACCCAAAGGAGACTTCTGATCTTACGAGCGTGCAGGAGCTTGTTAATGAGTTTGAACGTGGTTGTCATTCTG gtCTTTTGGACATTGTAAGGAATTGCACGTATGTTGGAATGGCTGATGATGTTTTTGCTCTTCTTCAGTATAATACCCATCTATATCTTGCAAATGTTGTAAATTTGAG CAAAGAGCTCATGTATCAACTAGTTCTGCAACGATTTGGTTACTTCAATGGAATACAATTAAGTGATCCCGTTCCATTGCAAGAACTGATTACTATGGCATTGAGGGAAGAAGATCTCGATtcagaagaaaatgaaaatgatgatttaaaaagaaagattgCTGAA ATGAATGCGAAGCTACTCACCCAGAAGTCTGAAATGCTTCATGAATATTTTGGCATTTATGTGGATCCACAGGGCAATTTGTCAAGGCTTCCCGTCATACTTGACCAGCACACACCTGACATGGACCGTCTTCCAGAATTTGTTCTGTGTCTGGGAAATGAT GTCCTTTGGGATGATGAGAAAATTTGCTTCCAAACGATAGCTGCTGCTCTTGGTAACTTTTATGCTATGCATCCGCCCTTCCTACCAAATCCATCAGGTGATAATACAGAAATTTATAAGAGAGGCTCTTGCTCTAGTGCTGAAG GGGATGCTATTGGGGAGGAAGGAGTTGATGATGAGCTACTTTTAGAAGCTCAGAATGCATGGGCACAGCGAGAATGGTCGATACAACATGTTTTATTTCCCTCTATGCGTCTCTTCTTCAAGCCTCCAACTTCAATGGCTACAAATGGAACATTTGTGCAG GTGGCCTCTCTGGAGAAACTATACAAGGTTTTTGAAAGATGTTAG
- the LOC122588204 gene encoding UDP-glycosyltransferase 85C2-like produces the protein MEIMTTTKKKPHVIFMPFPAQSHIKAMLKLAQLLNHRGIEITFVNTEHIHKRLLSSGGLRSLDGSSGFHFETIPDGIPRSSEDEDGTEFLMEYIETTFLTSFLELVTKLPTPTCIISDGFMSVFTVDAAQKLGIPIMLYWTLSACGFMGIYQIQSLIERGLVPPKDEGFMTNGYLETIIDRIPGMEGIRLKDINGIIRTTDPEDRFLTFCLVAAEKSHNVIHNIFHTFDDLEVSIVDALSTMFTKVYTVGPVQLLLDQIPKENQTEMSNFSRYSLWKEEPECIQWLEFKEPNSVIYVNYGSFTVMSLQDLIEFGWGLANSNHYFLWIIRSNLLEGESALLPPELEELIKKRGFIASWCSQETVLNHPSVGGFLTHCGWGSTIESLSAGVPMICWPALWDQFTNCRYICKEWEVGLEMGNEVKREEVSKLVLELMGENGHGMRIKAMEWKEKALTATGPNGSSSLNVNNLIEEIIMVSNQSS, from the exons ATGGAAATTATGACCACAACGAAGAAGAAGCCTCATGTCATCTTTATGCCTTTTCCAGCACAAAGCCACATAAAGGCAATGCTCAAACTAGCTCAGCTTCTCAACCACAGAGGAATCGAAATAACCTTTGTTAACACAGAGCACATCCATAAGCGTTTGCTCAGTTCTGGTGGTCTTCGGTCTCTTGATGGCTCGTCTGGTTTTCACTTTGAAACCATTCCTGACGGCATTCCTCGTAGTTCTGAAGATGAAGATGGCACGGAGTTTCTCATGGAGTACATTGAAACCACCTTCTTGACTTCTTTTCTTGAGCTTGTCACCAAACTTCCAACTCCTACTTGTATCATCTCTGACGGCTTCATGTCAGTTTTCACCGTTGATGCTGCACAGAAGCTAGGAATCCCGATCATGCTCTACTGGACTCTTTCAGCTTGTGGCTTCATGGGTATTTACCAGATCCAATCTCTAATCGAGAGAGGACTTGTACCGCCTAAAG ATGAAGGTTTCATGACAAATGGGTATTTAGAAACCATTATTGATAGGATTCCGGGGATGGAAGGAATCCGGCTAAAGGATATAAATGGCATCATTCGGACTACAGACCCAGAAGACCGTTTTCTGACATTCTGTCTTGTAGCCGCAGAAAAGTCCCACAATGTTATACACAATATCTTCCACACTTTTGATGACTTGGAGGTTAGTATTGTCGATGCTCTGTCAACCATGTTTACTAAAGTTTACACAGTTGGCCCAGTGCAGTTACTGCTTGATCAGATACCAAAAGAAAATCAGACCGAAATGTCAAATTTTAGTAGATACAGTTTGTGGAAAGAAGAGCCAGAGTGCATCCAATGGCTCGAATTCAAGGAACCAAACTCGGTCATTTATGTGAATTACGGGAGTTTTACAGTAATGTCTTTACAAGATCTTATAGAATTTGGTTGGGGACTTGCTAATAGCAACCACTATTTCCTTTGGATAATCCGATCTAATTTGCTTGAAGGGGAATCTGCATTATTGCCTCCTGAACTTGAGGAGCTTATAAAAAAGAGAGGTTTTATAGCAAGCTGGTGTTCACAAGAAACGGTCCTGAACCATCCTTCAGTTGGAGGGTTCTTGACTCACTGTGGTTGGGGTTCGACCATTGAGAGCTTGTCCGCTGGTGTGCCAATGATATGTTGGCCTGCTTTGTGGGACCAGTTTACCAATTGTAGGTATATATGCAAAGAATGGGAGGTTGGATTGGAGATGGGAAATGAAGTGAAAAGGGAGGAAGTTAGTAAACTTGTACTAGAGTTGATGGGCGAAAATGGTCACGGAATGAGGATTAAAGCCATGGAGTGGAAGGAAAAGGCTCTTACTGCAACTGGTCCTAATGGTTCATCGTCCTTGAACGTAAACAACCTTATTGAAGAAATCATTATGGTTTCAAACCAATCTTCATAA
- the LOC122588611 gene encoding UDP-glycosyltransferase 85C2-like, protein MDRVVITGKKPHVICIPIPAQSHLLAMLKLAELLHHKGLQVTFVNTDYIHNKLLQNSVDLHSLDASSGFRFETISDGIPRTSEDYDDSKLLLEHIQITFLTPFLDLAAKLPTPPTCIISDGFMSFFTIEAAQKLGIPIMLYWTLSAGGFMTTYQIQSLIDKGLAPLKDESYLTNGYLDTIIDWIPGMDGIRLKDLNSAAWTTDPADRLLNFCIKGTQNSHNVTHNILHTFDALEPSIVNVLLSMYPHVYTVGPLQLHLNHIPAEEKQRKMLNFDGYNLRKEEPECFQWLQSKEPNSVIYVNFGSTTKILLQDLIEFAWGLANSNHYFLWIIRSDLVVGESSALPPGFEEHLEKKGFIASWCSQEKVLNHPAVGGFLTHCGWGSTIESLSAGVPMICWPYLWDQPINCRYICNEWEVGLELGKDVKREELSKLVQELMGEGGHKIRKKAMEWQQKARCATGPNGSSSMNVNKLIQEITMLSRNTYKSLG, encoded by the exons ATGGACAGAGTTGTCATAACTGGGAAGAAGCCTCATGTAATCTGTATCCCAATACCAGCACAAAGCCACTTACTCGCCATGCTCAAACTAGCAGAGCTCCTTCACCACAAGGGTCTCCAAGTAACCTTTGTTAACACAGACTACATACACAATAAGCTTTTGCAAAATTCCGTTGACCTCCACTCCCTCGATGCTTCGTCTGGTTTTCGATTTGAAACCATTTCTGACGGCATTCCTCGTACTTCGGAAGACTACGATGACTCGAAACTACTCCTGGAGCACATTCAAATCACCTTCTTAACACCTTTTCTTGATCTTGCAGCCAAACTTCCAACACCTCCTACTTGTATCATCTCTGATGGCTTCATGTCGTTTTTCACTATTGAGGCTGCACAAAAGCTAGGTATCCCCATCATGCTCTACTGGACTCTTTCAGCTGGTGGCTTCATGACTACTTACCAAATACAATCTCTCATTGATAAAGGACTTGCACCACTTAAAG ATGAAAGTTACTTAACAAACGGATATTTAGACACCATTATTGATTGGATTCCGGGAATGGATGGAATCCGCCTTAAGGATTTGAATAGCGCAGCCTGGACCACAGATCCCGCCGACAGACTCTTAAACTTCTGCATTAAGGGTACGCAAAATTCCCACAATGTTACACACAATATCCTCCACACCTTTGATGCTTTAGAGCCTAGTATTGTGAATGTTCTCTTGTCCATGTATCCCCATGTTTATACGGTTGGTCCACTACAATTACATCTTAATCACATACCAGcagaagaaaaacaaagaaaaatgttaaattttgaTGGATACAACTTAAGGAAAGAAGAACCGGAGTGTTTCCAATGGCTTCAATCCAAAGAGCCAAACTCCGTCATTTATGTAAATTTTGGGAGTACAACGAAAATACTGCTACAAGATCTCATAGAATTTGCTTGGGGACTTGCCAATAGCAATCACTATTTCCTTTGGATAATAAGATCAGATTTGGTTGTGGGCGAGTCATCAGCTTTGCCACCTGGATTTGAGGAACATCTAGAAAAGAAAGGTTTCATAGCAAGCTGGTGTTCACAAGAAAAGGTCCTGAACCATCCTGCGGTTGGAGGGTTCTTGACTCACTGTGGATGGGGTTCGACTATTGAGAGCTTGTCAGCTGGCGTGCCAATGATATGTTGGCCGTATTTGTGGGACCAGCCGATCAATTGTAGGTACATATGCAACGAATGGGAGGTTGGATTGGAATTGGGAAAGGACGTGAAACGGGAGGAACTTAGTAAACTTGTACAAGAGCTGATGGGTGAAGGAGGTCACAAAATAAGGAAGAAAGCCATGGAGTGGCAACAAAAGGCTAGATGTGCAACGGGTCCCAATGGTTCATCGTCCATGAATGTAAACAAACTTATCCAAGAAATCACGATGCTGTCAAGGAACACCTACAAGTCTTTGGGCTAA